One Staphylococcus simiae genomic region harbors:
- a CDS encoding DUF1648 domain-containing protein: MILIIYTLVLYKRLPQHVPIHYDVTGSADNYSHKWILLIITVLMLIIWLILYLSTRFYENMVEFMQYDYSKNEIYRTKLVLSILNLEISIYIMVQGVNQLTEIVYHYYINPFIINILSIVVVVMTLIIVCIKEFMNRKK; this comes from the coding sequence ATGATACTTATTATATATACACTTGTGCTTTATAAACGTTTACCACAACATGTTCCTATACATTATGATGTTACAGGTAGTGCTGATAATTATAGTCATAAATGGATATTGTTGATAATTACAGTATTAATGCTTATCATATGGCTTATTTTATATCTAAGTACACGATTTTATGAAAATATGGTTGAATTTATGCAATACGATTATTCAAAGAATGAAATATATAGAACTAAATTAGTGTTAAGTATTTTAAATTTAGAAATTAGTATTTATATTATGGTGCAAGGTGTTAATCAACTTACAGAAATTGTCTATCATTATTACATTAACCCATTCATTATAAATATTTTAAGTATAGTCGTTGTTGTTATGACATTAATAATCGTTTGTATTAAAGAATTTATGAATCGAAAAAAATGA